The Juglans regia cultivar Chandler chromosome 2, Walnut 2.0, whole genome shotgun sequence genome includes a window with the following:
- the LOC108983647 gene encoding gibberellin 2-beta-dioxygenase 8-like isoform X1, with protein sequence MDHEPPFQETYENLLHLPYDHEPKDENVFMVEECDLPMIDLSRLDLERGKCIKEIARAAREWGFFQVVNHGVSQEVLSSLKYEQTKVFRLPFKKKMEDDFLNLSAKSYRWGNSKATSLKQVPWSEAFHFSISDISRMNGYKSLRSAIEAFTIVVSGLAQSLAEILAQILGIESTYFRENCPPNMSYLRMNRYPPCPFTPEVFGLVPHTDSSFLTILYQDQVGGLQFMKDGKWFRVKPNPEALIVNIGDLFQALSNDVFKSIKHKVVSTRDVERFSVAYFYCPFAEAVIQSCTKPALYKQFSFGEYQQQTQKDVQDTGCKVGLSRFLLL encoded by the exons ATGGACCATGAACCCCCATTTCAAGAAACATACGAGAACCTTTTACATCTCCCTTATGATCATGAGCCAAAAGACGAAAACGTTTTCATGGTAGAGGAATGCGATCTACCCATGATTGATCTCAGTAGATTAGATCTCGAGCGAGGTAAGTGCATAAAAGAGATTGCTCGAGCAGCAAGGGAGTGGGGATTCTTTCAAGTTGTGAATCATGGGGTTTCTCAAGAGGTTCTTAGCAGCTTGAAATATGAGCAGACGAAGGTGTTTCGTCtgccttttaaaaagaagatgGAAGATGACTTTTTGAATTTATCAGCCAAAAGTTATCGCTGGGGGAATTCAAAGGCTACTTCTCTAAAGCAGGTCCCATGGTCGGAAGCCTTTCATTTTTCGATCTCAGATATTTCAAGAATGAATGGATATAAAAGTCTCag aTCGGCCATTGAGGCATTCACGATAGTAGTTTCCGGTCTGGCTCAAAGCTTAGCTGAAATTCTAGCCCAGATTTTGGGCATCGAATCTACTTATTTCCGAGAGAATTGCCCTCCAAACATGAGTTATCTTCGAATGAACAGATATCCTCCATGTCCATTTACACCCGAGGTCTTTGGCCTTGTGCCTCATACCGACAGCAGTTTCCTTACAATTTTGTATCAAGACCAGGTTGGAGGATTGCAATTCATGAAGGATGGAAAATGGTTTAGGGTTAAACCTAATCCAGAAGCTTTAATTGTCAACATCGGTGATTTATTTCAG GCATTGAGCAATGATGTTTTCAAGAGCATCAAACACAAAGTGGTTTCCACTCGAGACGTTGAAAGGTTTTCTGTGGCATATTTCTACTGCCCCTTTGCTGAAGCGGTGATACAGAGTTGCACTAAGCCGGCACTGTACAAGCAGTTCAGTTTCGGAGAGTATCAGCAGCAAACCCAAAAGGACGTTCAGGATACCGGTTGCAAAGTAGGGCTCTCAAGGTTTCTTTTATTGTGA
- the LOC108983647 gene encoding gibberellin 2-beta-dioxygenase 8-like isoform X2 yields MDHEPPFQETYENLLHLPYDHEPKDENVFMVEECDLPMIDLSRLDLERGKCIKEIARAAREWGFFQVVNHGVSQEVLSSLKYEQTKVFRLPFKKKMEDDFLNLSAKSYRWGNSKATSLKQVPWSEAFHFSISDISRMNGYKSLRYPPCPFTPEVFGLVPHTDSSFLTILYQDQVGGLQFMKDGKWFRVKPNPEALIVNIGDLFQALSNDVFKSIKHKVVSTRDVERFSVAYFYCPFAEAVIQSCTKPALYKQFSFGEYQQQTQKDVQDTGCKVGLSRFLLL; encoded by the exons ATGGACCATGAACCCCCATTTCAAGAAACATACGAGAACCTTTTACATCTCCCTTATGATCATGAGCCAAAAGACGAAAACGTTTTCATGGTAGAGGAATGCGATCTACCCATGATTGATCTCAGTAGATTAGATCTCGAGCGAGGTAAGTGCATAAAAGAGATTGCTCGAGCAGCAAGGGAGTGGGGATTCTTTCAAGTTGTGAATCATGGGGTTTCTCAAGAGGTTCTTAGCAGCTTGAAATATGAGCAGACGAAGGTGTTTCGTCtgccttttaaaaagaagatgGAAGATGACTTTTTGAATTTATCAGCCAAAAGTTATCGCTGGGGGAATTCAAAGGCTACTTCTCTAAAGCAGGTCCCATGGTCGGAAGCCTTTCATTTTTCGATCTCAGATATTTCAAGAATGAATGGATATAAAAGTCTCag ATATCCTCCATGTCCATTTACACCCGAGGTCTTTGGCCTTGTGCCTCATACCGACAGCAGTTTCCTTACAATTTTGTATCAAGACCAGGTTGGAGGATTGCAATTCATGAAGGATGGAAAATGGTTTAGGGTTAAACCTAATCCAGAAGCTTTAATTGTCAACATCGGTGATTTATTTCAG GCATTGAGCAATGATGTTTTCAAGAGCATCAAACACAAAGTGGTTTCCACTCGAGACGTTGAAAGGTTTTCTGTGGCATATTTCTACTGCCCCTTTGCTGAAGCGGTGATACAGAGTTGCACTAAGCCGGCACTGTACAAGCAGTTCAGTTTCGGAGAGTATCAGCAGCAAACCCAAAAGGACGTTCAGGATACCGGTTGCAAAGTAGGGCTCTCAAGGTTTCTTTTATTGTGA